TTTGAACTGGCCGGTGATCTACCTCTGCGGTATCACCTCTTCAAACAGTACCCGGCTCGGCTGGCCTGGCGACTCTTTTCCTGGGCTGTGATGTGGGGTGAAGCAAGGCTATGCAAACAGCTCCAGGCCAGCTCCTGGTGGCTGCAGCGGGGCGACAGAGCTGCCCGACTGGTGCTGAGGTCCGGCAGCTCCACTCGCTCGGGAAAGGGACATGCCAgcgcattttttttttcccctgtcccaATGGGGCGGTTGAGCCCTCCACTCCACCCCCCAGTGGGggcctttcttttcttccctacCAGCTTTGAGCAGCCCTGTTTCAGATTGGCCTTTTTATGTTTGATATAAAGAATAGTTGTTGGCCAATTCCATCTTTTCATCGCTGCTCTCCAGGCCCGGGTCCAAGCGGCTTGTCAGATGCTCATTAACTCCCCCTTTGGCTCTTTCCAGTGTGTCTCCTAAGCTCATTGTGCCAAGAACTAGCGCTTCTTTCTCTTTACACGgctccctttctctgctccatcAGGGAGACAAATTACTTTCCAAAAGGGATCGCCAGGGATGGTTTAATGAGAATTTCTCTAGGGCTGGCCGTGGAAATCAATGTAGTTAACATTCGGTGCACTTAATTGGActtttctcttctgcctccttCAAAAAAACTCTGAAGCTATCCTGTTAATCTCTCATTTGTAATCAATTGTGTTGACTAAACAAAAGTCTAGGTCGTCCTTTCTTCCTGTCCCAGACAATCCTTTGTTGCCTCTAAATGCCTCATTCTTGAGTGCTCCTGGTCGTGTAGATGGGTCCGATTGTTGACAGTTCATTATTGCGCTTTTGTCCATTTAATCTCCCTCGCTGTGTTTTGCATGTGCATGCCTTAATGAGCTCCGTTGGCAATTAACATGTTTCTAGCAGCAAACTGGTTGCTCAGACGTTTGGAGAGCGGAGTGCAGGGAAAAGGGCAACGCAGCTGCCTTGAGCTTGTTCGCTTCCCAGTGCCCGGCGCGCTGCCGGGCCCCGGCGGGACGCACCGAGCCGCCGCCCGGTCCCAGGGAagcggcgggccgggccgggcgggacAGGGGGAAAGCCCGGCGGGGCTGGCACGTCGCTCCCAGTGCGGAGGAACCTGTAACCCCCTCGCCCTCCTCTCCCCCCCCACGAGGCACCGGCACCGCTCAATCTGTTGTGTGTGCGGCTGCGGCGCCGGGAgaggttctttttttctttcttttttttttttttttttgtgcggGTTTTGTGTTATTATTGAGGCTTGCTGGCAAGAGTGCCGAAGTGTGAGCAGTCGTGGacagcagaaacatcttgtgaGGGAGAAGATAATTGGAGTCTCTGGCGTGTGTGTGTCTGACAGAGCCGCCCCTCCCCCGCGATCTGCGGCTTGTGTGTGCCGGGATCCGGGTGAGATCccgagggggtggggggaaagtgGCCGGGGCCGGCCGGCGGCGAGCGGGCTGCGGTGGCCCCTTCCCGATGCGTCCGAGGTCGGGGGAAGCCGGAGTGGCAGCCGGCGCGGGGTGGGCTGCACGCTGGCCCCCGGGAGGGCCTATGCGACCAAACCTGTCCGGCACAGCCCTTCGGGGTGCCCCGAGAATGCCCTTCGCCGTGACGAGGATGCCGCTCCCCTGCTCACAGACGGATCTGTAAACAACGTCGCTTTTTATAAAAACACGAAAACGCGCTTCTTCACTCCCTACGGGAGAGCAGGCTTCGCACAGCTCTCACCTCtgaggagggctggggaggcaGCTTGTGCCCCGTCTGCGGGGTCCGCAGCCGCTGCTCGCTCCCGCTTTCAGCACCCGGCTGGCAGCCCAAGCCTCTTCCCAGTGCCCCTACCCTCGGGCCTGGCAGCGGGACCAgtcccgccgccgctccgcacGCCCCGCCGGACGCGCCGCTCGCCTCCGCACCTCGCTCCTCTACCCCAGCACCTCGTCCTGCCGTGGCCTCCCCCCGCACAGTGTCCTTACAGAGACCGGGAGGGGTCCCTTCCCGCTGTCCCCGGCCCGTGAGCCATCCCGCCCCGTCTGTTGCGGCAGCGGGAGAGCCGAGCTCGCCTGGCACTTTTTGCAGCCCGCGAAGGGTTGAGCTACAGCCCCTTGGCTTGGGGGACGGTTTCCTCCACCCCGTCAGCATTTTCCAGAGCGGTGACTTAGAGCGACGGggtttcatgtttttttttttttatttccttttaaccTGAAACTCTCCCAAAATCTTTTAACGGATTCTGACACCAtctttccctgctgccaggaTCACTGCGCCTCCTTTCTCGCTCCTCACTCGGCCCAAACCATCAAACCGCTATTACTGACGCTTAAAAATGCAAACCCCTAAAAGCTCTGAAATTGCTCCCCGGCCTCAGCGCACTCCTCAGGCAGCGCGGAGCATCCCAGCCGAGTAATGAATCCAGAAAGATGGAGCGAGGGGTCAGCTCCCGTCCCCGCTCTCGGCGGCGAGCTGTGCTCGTCCTTGCCTGCCACCGTTTAACCACTCAATTAATCGAAGAAAGGTGAACTCCCCATTACGCTGTCCCCAGGCATTTCGGTGCCTGGCTTGTTCCCCCGTTCATTGCCCAACCTGGCCCCAGCAGCACGCACACGCCCGGCCGACTCCATCTCGCTTCTCCGCTAAATAATATTGTTGCTAACGACGTGGCTGGAATAGACACTTACATATTAAAagtgagggaggggaggaaatgaGAATGGAATATTTAGTGTAATCCAAGTGCTTGATTATCCATATTCTGATCAAAAAGAGTTTCTGAGGCCTGCTGAGAGTGATTAGATTAATGTAATGCGGTTTGAAGGgtctgtgttttctctcttaATTTGGGTCATTACTCGGAAAGCAAGCGTGAGATCATTTCATCTGCATGCAGGGAAAGATAGTCATTCAGGAGCGGCTTAAACACGCTGTAATGAACCGACCCCGGAAAGCGGCGCTGGGAAACTCCTTGCCGCCGGCCAGGGGTCCCGCACTGGCGCTGCCCCAGTACTGGGGCCCGTACCCTCCCGCCATCGTTTTGCTTCCTGCGGGCCCCGCGGCAGACTGGAGCGGCAGGGCCCTGCTCCCCACTGCCGGCCCAGTTCCCACAAGCGACGTTACATGGGGGATAGTGCCGTGCAGCCCGTTCACCCCTCGGACCAGAGCCGAGGTGGGAAATGAGACACCTGCGAAGGGCCGGTTTATTGTCCCATGAtagatatatatagatatattccTCACTTATTCGAGCGTACATTTAAAATGGAGATTTACAGAGAGGGATAAGGAGCACTGGTCCTggcgggggcggggggtggCCAGCCCATCCCCTCCTGCCCCGGTCCAGCAGCGCAACGCGCCGTTAAATAAGATTCCTCTTATATACAACTGCGGCTCGGGGTCTCTTGCTACCAGCAGCTGAGCTCgctggggaaaaaacagagaagcaaaggcTGGTTCGGATAAATAGTGCTGGCCTGGTGGAGCAGGTCCGGGTGGGGCAGTGCGGGGGGCCCTTAGCTCTGCCCGCTGCGCCCAGGGTCCCGCGACGGTGGCGGCGGAGCGCTGGAGACGCTGTCGTGCAACTTTCGGACGTGCTTCTTTAAATCAAAGTTTCTGCAAAATCCTTTTCCACAAGTGACGCACGTAAAGGGCTTCTTATCGTTGTGGGTGTGCATGTGGAAAGTCAAGTTATAAATCTGGTGGAAGGCTTTGTTGCAAATGGTGCACTTGTACTGCTTCTCTCCACTGTGGGTCAGCTTGTGGTTCTTGTAGTTGCCtgccagagaggaaaaaagggtGATAAAGCGGGTTACCCAAGGGTGCCCGGGCTGCACAGTGCACAGGTAAGGCGGGGCAGAACGGGACAGGGGGAATGGGGAAGGGGTctcccccctgcacccccatcCTACTTGTCAAACTCGGTCCGCGTCACGGCGGAGCAGCGTGCAACTGGCACCGCACAAATGAGAGGCAGGGTCAGTGCGGTGACCCGCGACAAATGGAGGGCTCTGGATTAGGACTAAGGCCCGGCACCTctcatttaaaaagcatttaggGAGAACCATCAGCAGTGCCCGGTGATGCGGCCCGGCTTAGAGGGAAAGTAATTGggagcagcggcggcggcggctctgCCCGCGCCCCTCTTCCCCCAGCCGGGCAGCGCTCACCGCCTTTAATCCCCGCTAATGATGGGCGAGGACCCCGCGGGGCTGCAGGCCCGACCCGGCTCGGCTCACCTTTCTGGTGGAAGCCCTTGCCGCAGAACTCGCAGACGAAGGGCTTGTAGCCGGCGTGGATGCGGATGTGGGTGTTGAGCGTGGAGCTCCTGTTGAACGCCTTCCCGCACTGGTTGCACTTGTGGGGTTTCTCCTGCACCAGGGAGCGAGAGGCCCGTCAGGGGGGACTgcggggggaaagggggagccGCCGCCTCCCACATCCCGGCTGCCCCCCACCTACCTGCGTGTGGATGATTTTGTGCCGGCACAGGGTGCTGGCCTGGCGAAAGCCCTTCCCGCAGACCTTGCACACGAACGGCCGGGCGCCTGTGTGCACCGGCATGTGGCGGGTGAGGTTGTAGTGAGCGTTGAACACCTGCGGGGAAGCGCCGGGAAGGCGAGGTCAGGCACGGCGCGGCCCCCAGGCGCTCCCTCCCCCAGTCGCCTCTCGCCGGAGCCCCCCCCCCTTACCTTGCCGCAGACCTCGCAGGTGAAGTTTTTGGGCTTGCCctccgccgcgccgccgccgccgccccccagCTTGGCGTGGCCCTTGGGGGGGCCGCCGCGctccgctgccgccgcctccttCATCACCTGGTCCAGGTGTCCCGGCAGCCGCTCCTTGTGCGCGaagggcggcggcggcggcagcttCTCGGCCGCCAGCCCCGCCAGCTTGGCGTTCTCCAGCAGGAAAAGCTTCTGATGGGCCGAGAGCCCCCCCGGTGGCGGGGCTCCCAGCAGGCCGGCGGGGAAGAGCTGTCCGTGGAGGAGATCGGCCGGGTGGTACGCGGCGTCCAGGTAGTTGAAGTAGTAGAGGGAGCGGGGGGCGGCCGGCACGGCCCCCGCTTGGTGGATGACCTGCGGCTTGATGAGCCGGCCGCTGGGCTGGCCCAGGGCGAGCTCTGCCTTGCAGCAGACCCCGCAGTTGGCTTTGCAgagccccgcgccgccccgcagGCTGCTCTTCCACAGCTCCGAGTAGTTGAGGAGAGTCTTGGAGGGCACTTCGTAGCCCAGAGGTGGAATGGGGATCACGCAGGGCAGAGGCGAGCACAGGCTCAGCGGCTTCTTGCCCGGCTCCGgctccggccccggcccgccgtGCCTCTGCTCGAAGGCTGGCTTGGGCTCCGACGTCTTGGCCATGATCCGCTCGATGGAGAAGGCCAGGGTCTTGGAGGGGTTAGTGGCGGCGGCCCTGCCGTCGTGCCGGGGGCAGGAGGAAGGCATGACCGTCTCCAACGACCCCGAGCTCGCCATGTCGCTCCGCCGTGCGGGAACTTGGTGTGAGCAGCCACTCGCTCCCGCTCTCGGCTCTGCATTCCAGAAAAGCCAGGAGACAAATCAATTTAATAAGCACCTTGttctccccccactcccccccacCGGCACCCCCTCCCTATTTACATTCAAATGAACATATCCAAGAACAATGGCACGTAGGGTAGCAGATTACTGCTCATTAAGCGGAACACGCTAAAGTAACATGCAAGCTAGACCTtgttagtatttaaaaaaaaaagaagaaaaaagaaagaaaaaagaaaaacctcccCCATCCCAATGCCACCCAGCCTAGCCCCACCGATGGCCGCGGTCCGGGAGAAGCGGGGGCAGGGGCGGGGGGCACGGGAGGGGCGGCGGGACTCGCCTTGGGACCACTTACCTCTGCCCAGCGCCGGCCAGACTCATCCAAGCAGCTCAGTGTGGCCACAGTCACATTTTGATAGCAAACATCCTCCTGAGCGTCAGATCACGGGCTCGTACATTTAAAGCTGACATCACATGAAGTCACTCCGAGCAGAATGACATGGGGATGCCACCATGGATCTTCCCCTAGCCGAGGCGCCGGGCTGGAGCGCGGTGGGTTGgggcagagagaggaagaggagcctCCCCCCCTCCACGCACAATTTCCTTCCAGTTTAAGACGCACAAATCGCTCGTGTGCgagctgggttttttcctctctctctcccttcttaAAAAGCAACTTGCAAAGCAGAGGAATCGTTTTGCATGTGGCAAATTAGAAGGCAAGTGCGATTCACAAGTTGGGTGGAAAAGAGTGCTCCAGTTCTTGCTGGGGTTAGAAGAGCCACTCCGAGTGAGcgtgaggatttttttcttcttttttttttttaaagaaggggagaatgatttttttttttttttctaaagcaacTACCACGCAACCATGCTCGAGTTATTTTGGCAACCCATCTGCAATCAGCTCCGTTGCAACCGAGCTGGAAGATAATTAATAAATTGTCACTTATCTGCGAGCCTCCCCAGCATGTATAAATTAATAGCCAACCCATTAATTAGAACAGTGTATTAATGTTAATTAAACTAAGTTTAATTCCACCCCTCTCCCCTCTAAGGGTAGCTGGTGATTAGCCTTAAATAAACGCGAAGGGAGTCGAGTCCAGGGCTGGGTTTTcgctgtgggttttgttttttggttttttgtggggtttttttgtttaaaaaaaaaaaattagaaaatggCCCCGTGCGTTGCGAACGGGAGTTTTGGGAATTGCCAGCCCTGAAAGGTGCTCGCTCTCCGGGGGGCAGCCAGGCGGCTTTCcgggtcccttccagccttggTCGtgcttctcccccctccccaaaaaaaccccaacgaaaaaaaaatcatcaaaaagaaaccaaatagGCAGCTCTAAGCGATACCGCCTGGATGCCGGGGTTTCTTCCCTACTCCTCTTAATTAAAACGACTTGATGCGGGAGGGGAGGATTTGCAGAAGCCTCAGCTGCGAGGACAGGGTAATTGAGGGAGCCCCGTCCCCACCTGTTTTAGAGgggcccggctgcagccgcagCACCCCCTCCGACCCTGATTATCCGCCCCGTCTCTGGCCGGGGCTATTCAGCCGAACCAATTTCCCCCAGCGATTCAGGGGCTCAGTTCTCTTTCACTTGTGACCACTATAGCGCTGCGTGGAACctggttttgtgtgtttctaAAATAAAGGGGAGGATTATccgggggagggagaggagggggggggggggagcgaAGGGTTTAGATTGAGCCTGGCCAGAGGTAAAGCAAGCAATGAAAAGGCCTctctatatatatttaattttatttttttttccgcCTCCTTAGCACGCCTCAGAAAGTTTGGAGGAACTGGGGGGTTTTGTGCGGCACTGACAAAGCCGCGCCTCCTCTCCCAGCCGGGGTAGCTCGCTGGCGGCTGTTTGCAGACAGGCTTTTTCACCTGCGAACCACAACACGCTCCAGAAACAGACTTTGAAAGCGACGACCGCCCCGGGCTGCCGGCGGGCTGAGGGCAGCGCCCAGCCACGGGGCTGCCGGGGAACACCCCGCCCCGgcatgggatgagatgggatggggagggggggtgtcTCTCCTCCTGGAGCATCAGGTGCAGGCgtccctccagccctgcccccTCCATCCTCCCCGCCGcggaggaggcaggagagggagggaacCATCCCGCTTTTGGGGAGAAAGAGTGGGATAGGGCCGCGGAGAGCCACAGGCACCGGCACAAGCCGTGACCGGGAGCTGGGCTGCGGGAGAGCCCGGCTGAGCCCCGGGGAGTCGAGCCGAGCCCGCTGGCCGCCCAGCCCGCGCCTCCGCCGGGCAGCGGGCAGGCGGCGGCCGGGCTCCGCTCGCTGCCGGGGCTCGCCGGCTTTAGCAAAGTATTTAATTAGCCTCCACAAACTTCTTTTCCTCGCCTGCAGATTATACTGAGTGGAGGGTTGGGAACTATTTTACACCTTGCCACTCACATGTTAATTAATCTCTATCTAACCCTAATTGCAGTTTATTCAAGCACCGCTCAACAGCTCACCCACACAATAAACACTGGGGCTGCTTTTATCCATATTACTCCCCGCTCACACGTTGAGTAATTAACTCCAGTACCAACTAATAgtgcaaacaaatattttctgtaaacGAGATGATTTCGGGCAGGATAAAAGAGGGCTGCGGAGCCGAGGCCGGGAGCTCTCTGCCAGCTTCCCCACGCCGCCCTCGTCCTTGCCGAGGTGTTTTCTGGGCCGGCTCTCTCCATCCTTCCCTGGCTGAGGCTGCCGGCTCGCCGCTCCGCACCCACTGCCTCGCTTGGGCCAGCGGGCCCTTGGGGCTCCCGGAGGCGAGGAGTAGCCCCGGGACCGTTTCCTTTCAGAGGCTCGGAGAAGCCCCCCGTGGAACTCGAGGTCAGGTACCGGCTCCCGGCCCGGTTTGTGCTGTGCCCACTGTCTCCCGGCCGGCGAGGAGCCGCCTTGTGTGCACCAGTGCTTCCCAGCTAAGTCCCGGCCATCGGGGCTCAGTATTTTAATTGAAATCGCAGGTTTGGGCACAGCTGGAGGCTGTCTTTATCGATCCCACTTGTGCTGTTCCGGCGAGCATGTCACAACTGACGGACTTCGTGACGgctgcccggccccgccgcgccgccttCGCCCCTCTCCGCGCCGGGGGTGGCGGGGGGCAGGGGGTGTCCAGGCGGACACATCGGGCGGGCTGCGGGGTCCCAGCTCAGCgctgctttctgcctttctcGTGAAGGCTGTTCTCGCGTGGAGTTTGCATCCTTCAGCCCCACTCCACACCCCCAGCTGAGGTTTGGAGGGGAGAGATGGTTTGTGGATTTGTCCCGTGCAAGGATCACACCGCAAAGCTTCTCGCAAAGTGGATGCGATCGCTCTTACGGTTATTTTTTTGCGCCGTTGCCTCCCCAGCAAAACGACTGCGGTGCCTGGCCGGTCGGGCCGGGCCATCCCCTTGCGCCGAACCCACCGGGGTCGCCCCGGGACTCCCCCAGTGCCGCTCCTCATCGCTTGGTCCTATACGCGCCCGGCAGCCCCGGTCCCAAACGTTCCGCCGGCCCCTGACATCGAAAATCGGCGGAGCTTTCCCTTTCGCCCCCCTACAACCAGACCCACTCTGCGAGGGGCTGCCAGACGCGCGTCCCGGGTGGCCCCGGCCGGGCGAGCAGCAAAGGGCCCCGCGGGCCCGGCCGGGCTCCCCGGGCCGCCCCACCCGGGCAGTCGCGCTGGGCATTTCTGGTCCACTGCAAGATAACTTAGGATTCTCCTAGTTATTTAACTTGGCAGCTGCTTAAACTCCACAGTGGAAGCTGCCGAAAGTTATTAGCATTATGCTTCGATCTCTCTGAAATGGTGGCTTtgatttctgtgctgctttgctttttacatgtatttttaaatgcttttttgttgttgttttgaatATCAGATGATGGACAACCAGGCcagccaccagcccaggctATTGGGACAGGGCTGCCTTTGTGAGCTGGTGGGGGGCAGCTTCTGGTGTTTCTTTGTACATTTGTTGCTGGTGCAAGGTGAAGTGCAGGGACCCAGGACCAGGGTCGGGCTGGGAGAAGGTCTGGGCTGCTCTGACCCCACGGGATTGGGGTCTGTCTCAGTGCAAAGGCAGGAATTACACCCTCAAAGGGCACAACCCAGGAATGGTCTCGAGGCGTTTGGCTGGAGTTTGGTTTGCAGCCATCAAAGAGAGACAATTTTTGAACAAATTAGTAGGCAACAAATGAGGAAATCAGGAGAGCAAGGTTTCGAGCTGGGATGAAGAGAGGGTGGTTAACCACTTGATTATTTCCTTTAGCCCTTTGAAACCATGGTATGTTGTGTAAGGGGAGCAGTGTCAGCACTTCAGCCCCCACATGCAATTCTCACGCTGCAGGTCCTGCAGGGTCGGTGGGATGACCCTGCTGCTGTCACCCAACGGTGACCAGCACTGTGTGTGAGGCAGGGGCAGTGCATGGAGAGGAGGCGCTGAGTCCCTTCAGACTGTTGTTTCAGCCCATTCACTGAGACATTCACACATTGCTGTGTATATGTAGGCAGaggatttgctttttttttttttttagatttttggCGGGGGGAGCATAATGAACCAATACTGAGGGT
This window of the Colius striatus isolate bColStr4 chromosome 15, bColStr4.1.hap1, whole genome shotgun sequence genome carries:
- the FEZF2 gene encoding fez family zinc finger protein 2 gives rise to the protein MASSGSLETVMPSSCPRHDGRAAATNPSKTLAFSIERIMAKTSEPKPAFEQRHGGPGPEPEPGKKPLSLCSPLPCVIPIPPLGYEVPSKTLLNYSELWKSSLRGGAGLCKANCGVCCKAELALGQPSGRLIKPQVIHQAGAVPAAPRSLYYFNYLDAAYHPADLLHGQLFPAGLLGAPPPGGLSAHQKLFLLENAKLAGLAAEKLPPPPPFAHKERLPGHLDQVMKEAAAAERGGPPKGHAKLGGGGGGAAEGKPKNFTCEVCGKVFNAHYNLTRHMPVHTGARPFVCKVCGKGFRQASTLCRHKIIHTQEKPHKCNQCGKAFNRSSTLNTHIRIHAGYKPFVCEFCGKGFHQKGNYKNHKLTHSGEKQYKCTICNKAFHQIYNLTFHMHTHNDKKPFTCVTCGKGFCRNFDLKKHVRKLHDSVSSAPPPPSRDPGRSGQS